One window from the genome of Nicotiana tomentosiformis chromosome 5, ASM39032v3, whole genome shotgun sequence encodes:
- the LOC138892263 gene encoding uncharacterized protein, producing MEDERDDESTAENFKQVAREGDLSPTTSAKGGGDFNVVLHKDEKIGGLPVHPPEYEDFAFCNMLPTIEVEHLIRTGSDHAPLLMTCGEQITNFVKPFRFLNFWTKHTAFMDVVRQNWEADFIGDPFFMFKQNIKRVKAALSKWSRETFGDIFKQLAILEDIVRAQSELKKYLSIEEKYWKQKARMIWFAEGDRNTSFFHNHVNGKRKKLQLKRIKSGSGVWIEDQEQLATSAMDFYQK from the exons ATGGAGGATGAAAGAGATGATGAATCAACTGCAGAAAACTTCAAACAAGTGGCTAGGGAAGGGGATTTATCACCCACAACTAGTGCTAAAGGAG gaggggatttcaatgtggTATTGCATAAAGATGAGAAAATAGGGGGACTTCCAGTACACCCTCCTGAATATgaggattttgcattttgt aacatgttgccaactattgaagttgagcatctaatcagaactggatcagatcatgcaccattgctaATGACATGTGGGGAGCAGATAACCAATTTTGTCAAGCCTTTTAGGttcttgaacttttggacaaagcATACTGCATTCATGGATGTGGTGAGGCAGAATTGGGAAGCTGATTTCATAGGGGATCCATTTTTTATGTTCAAGCAGAATATAAAGAGGGTGAAGGCAGCACTTTCAAAATGGAGTAGGGAaacatttggtgatatcttcaagcaattggctattttggaggatattgttagg gctcaatctgaattgaagaaatacttgagtattgaggagaagtattggaagcaaaaagctAGGATGATttggtttgctgaaggagataggaatacaagtttctttcacaatcatgtcaatggaaaaagaaagaaattacaACTGAAGAGGATTAAAAGTGGCAGTGGGGTATGGATTGAAGACCAGGAGCAATTGGCTACATCTGCAATGGACTTCTATCAAAAATAG
- the LOC138892264 gene encoding uncharacterized protein has product MVALSILNKLDFIHGTSVSPPPGYSLTRQWKRCNDLVVSWLINSLSKKISRCAKYSESAKDIWCELEERYGKVYGARVFELKKELAHISQGSLDIASYFNKIKQLWDEIASYKIIVCTCRGKATEDEEKKVYQFFVGLNDTYMQTCSKILMIKPLLSVGNVYNILFSDEKQ; this is encoded by the coding sequence ATGGTTGCTCTCTCCATTCTTAATAAACTTGATTTCATTCATGGTACCTCTGTAAGTCCTCCACCGGGATATTCTTTGACACGACAATGGAAACGTTGTAATGATCTTGTGGTCTCATGGTTGATTAACTCTCTATCAAAGAAAATCTCtcgttgtgcaaaatattctgaGTCTGCCAAGGATATCTGGTGTGAACTGGAGGAGAGGTATGGGAAGGTTTATGGTGCTAGAGTATTTGAACTTAAAAAGGAATTAGCacatatttctcaagggtcattAGACATAGCTTCTTACTTCAATAAAATTAAACAGTTATGGGATGAAATAGCTTCTTATAAGATCATAGTTTGTACTTGTAGGGGTAAGGCTACTGAGGATGAAGAGAAAAAGGTTTATCAGTTTTTTGTGGGTTTGAATGACACTTACATGCAAACTTGCAGCAAAATTTTAATGATAAAACCCCTCCTATCTGTTGGGAATGTGTACAACATTTTGTTTTCTGATGAGAAGCAGTGA